The nucleotide window TCTTCATTTCCCCTCCACGGGTCGGCCAAGGTGCAGATCAATCAGCGGGCCGGGCGGGCGCCACGAGCCGCGCCGGTATGGTCCCGCTCATCTGCGAAACTTGCTCCTCGCGGCGACAACGCTCGCCCCTGCGGCCGCCGGTTGGAACTGTCGTCGGCCATCGCAGCGACATCACCGCGACGCATCCCATTAACGGCCGCACGAATGATCCGCGCATCGAGCCCTCGCGAGAATGCCTCGATGCGTGCTTCATCGAGGCGCGCGAGGGCTTCCAACTCACTCGGAGTAAGTTCGAATGACTGCTGCACACACGTGGCCGCCGGGTCTTCGTAAAAGACATGGCGAAACTCGCGATCCGTCAGCAATCGCCCCAGTAGTCTCTCAACGACCCGTTGGCTCATGCCGGCAGCCTCTTGTTGGTACTGCGCTCCGTGCAGGCAACGCCGCCCAAATGTCTCGCCCCCGCCATCGCCCCTCCCTTTCACTTACCCGCCCGACTCAGTCGCGGCGTCCCCCCGAGCGACGCCCGCTTCGTGCGCGGATCAGCATCGGCGCTTGCGGGCCAGGTCCAAAGATTATTGCCGCCGACCGCAGCTCGAATGATGCGCGCATCCAGCTCCCGAGCGAACCCTTCGAGGCGCCTCTCGTCGAGCCGCGTGATCGCCTCCAATTCCCCTGCGGTCAGTTCGAGCGATTGTTTCAGGCACGTCGCCGCCGGATTATCGAAGAAGACCCGGCGAAAATCGCCGTCCGTCAGCAATCGCCCCAATAAGCCTTCGACGGCCCGCTGGCTCATGTGCATTGACCCCCGGCTGTACGACATAGCAACTGCCTAGCCATGTCGTGAACAACCGCGGTGTCCGGCAAAACCTCCAACAATTCATCTGGTTGCACCCGCAGCCGGACGAAGTCAGCAAGCTAGTCCAGATGGCGGCAATGGCTGATATCCGCCACTACGGCTTCCCTCAGCCAGCCGGCTAGCTCAAGGAACCCGAGTCAACCCAAACTTGCGCACCGCCGTTTGGCGATCCTGGGTAGTTCGGTCTTCACTCAACGGCGCCCCATGGCGCGCATCTGCTCCGGGGTGAAAAACGAATCGGGCTTCACCGTGCCGAAGACGGTTGCTTCCGGCTTGAAGCTGACGTAGCGGCCCGAGGGCAGGTCGTGATGCACGGTCAGCCGTTGGACGACGCCCGGTAGATCGTAGGCAGCGACCGTCAACGCCAAGTTGGTTCGCCAAAGCACCCCTTGCCCATCGTAGGCGTCGGCCAGCACCACATTCCAGCTGTCCTCATCGACATAGAAGACTCGCCGGCCATACACGTGCGCCTGCCCTTTTCTCCGCACCGCCTCAACAATCCAAGTCCGGTGCAACTCCCAGCGCACGTAGGCGGGGTTGAGGTGGCCCGGGGCAAATATCTCCGGCGGCGCGGCGCCCGACTCTGCCTTGTAGCAGTTATAGGGGATGTAGATCTCCTGCTTGCCGACCAGGCTCCAGTCGAAGCGGTCCAGCGGTCCGTTGAACATGTACTGGTCGTCAACGCCGACGACTCCTCCCAGTTGCCGATCGGGGCTATCGTAGATGTAGTTTACGTACTGCCGCACGCGCCGCTGCCCGACCTCATACAGCCAGGCCTTGCGCCCGCCGGTGTCCTGACTGAAGTGATCCTTCGCCAGCAGGATGGTACCCTTCCAGTCGGGTGGATACACATACTGATATAGGATATCACTATAGTCGCCGCCAAATCCGTCCGCGGCTGTGGGCAACAGATAATATGGCGACCGGTGCCAGACCTCCAACTCGACGACGGGATACAGCCCGGCGTTCGACTCCATCACGAAGGTATCTGCACTCCGGCGCGACCCGGGCCCCTGCCAGCGCAGCAGGTGATTCCACACCACCTGAGCCCCGTTCTGCGGCAGCGGAAATGGGATACCGCCGTAGGCACCCGCCACCCCGTCGCCGTTGGCGCTGCCCGTTGCTCTGGTTGCGTTCTCGAAGGTGCTTTCGTACACCCACTGAGGCGCGGCGTGTGGCCGGCGGCTGGGGTAGACATTGATCCTGTAGGTGCCCGGATGCTTCATGAGCAAGGCCCGCTGCCCTGCCGATAGGTTCGCCGCATACTTCTCTGCTTGGTCGGCGGTTATCGAGAACAACACCGGATCGTTCGGGTACGGATCAGGGTATGGCGAACCCGGCCCCTTCCACCCCAACTCACCGGGTGCCGTCATGCCGCCTTGCCAAGGTGGAATCGTACCGTCGGAATTGCCTGCGCGCTCGGCTCCGAATGGGGTCAGCGCAGTCTGCAACGCCGCCGCCGCCTCGGGGGACGCGCCCGCGATCGCAGCTCGCGGCACAGACGCAGACAGGAGACCCGCCAGCACAACCGCGCCCAGCCGATTTCCCAACCTTGCTCCGCTGTCCCCTCTGTGGCGCATGGCATAACCGATCACAACGCGTACTTCAGGCTCGACGACAGGAAGCCGCGATCGAGCAGGGCATTACGCTTGGTGCCACCGACGAACTCGGTGTAGCCGATGCCGAACTTCAAGGTGTAACGATACGTGAAGTCCATTCTCACGCTGGCGCTGTTGCGGCCTTCGGCGAACGTGCCCGAGACCGAGGAGACCCCGCTGACGTGGTGGCGAAACGTTATCGGCACATTCAGATCGAGGCCCGGGAGAATCTTGAAGTACTCGAAATTGAGCGCCGCGGTGTAACCCCACGCGAACTGGTCGTTCAATAGGTCACGCGCCCCGACGCCATACAACTGGTTTAGACCGGCCTCGGTGGTCAGCGTCGTGCTCTCGGCAACCACCGATGGGCCGAAGCGATGGACCATGCCGGCTTGCGCCTGCAAGGCGTCGGCATCGTGGTAGCTGTAGCCGATGACGTTGCCCGCGTCCCGCAGCTGCACCGGGAGATGGCGGCGGTAGGAAACTTCGCCGCCGAAACTGGTCTGGCCGGTGTTCGTAGCTACACTCAGCCCGTAGAGCTGCACATGATCGGCAAAGCGAAAAAAGTAGGACGAGGTATCCGCGCGGGCAAGTTCAGCAGCGGTTTCAGGGGGCAGCCCCAAGGTGGTCCAGTCCACCACCGCCGCGCCCCCACCGAGCTGGCCGATGATCTGCGGCCCCTTGTCGTGGTAGTTGATGAAGTAGGCGCCGAACTCGGTATGGTTGAGGGCTTCTGCCAGATAGCGGACCGCAATGCCCCATTGCCCGTCGTCGCGGGGCTCGTCGTCCTGCACGCGGTCGATGGTGGCAAAGATCGTAGCCGGTGCCGGCGCGCTCACCAGGTAGTGATAGCCGCCATCGTCGAGGTAGTCGGCGCCGCCGAAATACGCGCCCGCCTCGTCGAGTCGGGTCTGCCGCCACTCCCACTGGTAATAGGTGGCAAGGGCGAGGTTATCGACCAAATCGATCTGACCATAGATCTGCGCCACCGGAATCAGGACCTCTTTGATCTCCACCCCTGGGACGTTCAGCTGGGTGGCGTCGATCGGGCTCTGGGTGGACGAAACTCCAGGAATAAACCGGCTCTCGCCCCAGCTGATTACCTGCCGGCCAGCCCTAAGCATCAAGAGGTGACCGGCCGGGCGAAACAGCCCGTAGGCGTACGCGTCCAACAGCTCAACGTCCTCGCCGTAGCGGCGCTTTACGGCGCGTGTGAAGTCGCGGTTATCGGCGAGCGGGCCGCCGTTCAACGGGCCGTTGTTATTGGTCACCGGTGAATCGTGCGAGTTGTGGCCGGAGTAGGCGAAGTCGTAGAAACCCTTGGCGCGAACGAAGGTGCCGAAATCGCCATACTGGAGGTCGGCCTCGGACACCATGGTGAAACGGTTCGAGGTCATGTCGTAACGCTTGAAGTTCCGATTGCCGTCGTCGCCGTTGAACTTCTTCAGTAGCCCCGCGTGTTGCCGTTTGAGCCGCCAGGCCGCAGCATAGGTCACGGTGGTGTCCAGGTCAGCAACGAAGTCCTCACTGATCCTGAACCGCAAGGCGTATCCCGGCCGTGGCAAGACCAGCAGCCCCAGAAGCGCAACCGCGCCGGCACCGAGAAGCAAGCGACCGCTGAAGCTGCACCGCCGCCGCCGAGCGCATTGGCGCTTCAGCGTCTCGAAGAAGCTCGCACTCATCCGCTGCTGGCCGCGATTTCTAGGTTCCACCGTGGGTGCGGCGAAACTCAGCGTACGCGCACAAGTGGGCCAGGGCAGTCACGGCGCGGTGCGCGGAGGGGTAACAAATCCGCCCTGAGGCCGCGACCGCGAGCGGGGCGGCGTTGCCGTACGCACGGTCGGTGTACACCAACTCGGTGGCGCTCAGCACGGGCTTGTTGTAGCGCTGGCTCACCGCGGCGGCGGCCTCGGCATAACGACGATCCTGCCGCTCGTGATACTCGACGATGCGATCGAGGCCATGGCCAGGGTAGAATGAGCTAGTCTTCAGGGCGTGGGCCTGGGCGGCTTGAATGCCGAGGCCGAGATAGATGACGGCATCAACGCCGTGGTGGCGCGCAATGCAGTCGAGCAGTTCCGGAATGGTCTCCCGGGTTTCGCCGCCGGCCATATCCACCGGATTGTTGCGGCTCCAGCGGGCGGGCAGCACGCGATCGATGTGGGCGCCTAAGTCGTCGGGCAGGGCAATAAGATCCAAGCCCGCCCGCACACAAGCATCGGCGCAGAGCACGCCCCAGCCCCCGGCTGCCGTCAACACCACCACGCGTTTGCCCAGCGGCAGCGGCTGGGTGGCGAAGGTGGCAGCCACCTCGTACGCCTCTTCCACCGATTGGGCGCGGCGAATCCCGACCTGGCGCGCCACGCCGGCAAAAACGCGATCGTCCGAGGCCAGTGAACCCGTGTGGCTCGACGCCGCCCGCTGCCCCTGCCCAGTCGCCCCGCCCTTGAGCACCACCAGCGGTTTGCGCCGCGTAAAGGCCAGCGCCCGCTCGGCGAAATCACGGCCGTTACGCAGCCCTTCGACGTAGACCAAAGCGACCGCGGTGTCGGGGTCTTCGCCGAAGTACTCGATATAGTCAGCGATTCCGAGCGCCGCCGCATTACCCGCGGAAATCCCCTTGCTGAACCCCACGCCGGTCAACTGCCCGTAATTCATGAACGACGAAAGAATGTTGCCGCTCTGGCTGACCGCTGAAATCCGGCCAGGTGGTGGATACGGTGGCACAATCTGTGCGCACATGCCGGCGCCGGTCGAGATCAGTCCCTGCCCGTTCGGGCCGGCAAGCAAGATGCCCAGAGCGTCAGCGGTGCGCACCAATTCGCGCTCAGCGGCAGCCCCCTCAGCCCCGGATTCGGAATAGCCACCGGAGACCACGAACGCGGCCCGCACGCCGATGCGCGCACAAGCTTGAAGCACCGCGACGTTGGCCGCCGCCGGCGTGCAGATGAAGGCCAGGTCCGCACGCCCCGGCGGCACCGCCGCTAGATCGCGATACGTCGGCCGCTCCAGTATCGTCGCGCCCTCGCGGTTGACCGGAAACAGTTCTCCCTTGAAGCCATAGCGCAACAGACTGTGCAGCGCAGCAAAGCCGAACTTCCCCGGATGCGCCGAAACGCCTGGAATAACGATGCCGCGCGGATAGAACAGCGCGCCGAAACGATCGCGCAAGGAACTCACGACTCGGCCACCTCGATCAGCGCGTCAACGGCCACCGGCTTGCCGGCGGCAATGATCAACGGGTTGATGTCGAGCGAACGGACCGCCGGCCGCTCCAGCCCGAGACGGCCCACGCCAATCAACACTTGGCTGAGCGCCTCGCGATCCACCGGCGGCTCGCCGCGAAAGGCACTGAGCACGTGACTCGCTTTCAGCTCGGCAATCATGTCGCTGCCCTCAGCGGAGTTAAGCGGCGCCATGCGGAACACCACATCGCGCAACGCTTCGGCGAGAATGCCGCCGAGGCCCAACATCACGCAGGGGCCGAACTGGGGATCGCGAACCATTCCGACGATGATCTCCCGGCGCCCGCTAACCATCGCCTGCACCAGCAGCCCCACCTCGCCATCCTGCGGGCGGCGCCGGCCCAATAACTCCTGCGCCGCGGCCTCAACCGCGACCTCATCAACAAGGTTGAGACGAACCAAGTTGCGCTCGGTCTTGTGCGCAATCGCGCCGCCACACAGCTTGAGCGCAACGGGGAAGCCGATCTCGGCCGCGGCCGCGAGCGCATCCTGCGCCGCCGGCACGAGGGCCTCGCGCACCGTCGGAACACCGTACTCGCGCAACACCCGTTTCGATTCGTACTCGGACAGCGTGTGGGCCATCGGCGGTTCACTTACGGAAGCGCGCCGGCTAATACAAGTTGCCTGCGGCCGGCGCCTTTGGTAGACATGCCGCACCCAGTAGACGTGTTTGAACGTTGAGAACGGGCGCGTTCGGGCACGGGGAGGATGTGTGCGAACGCGACTGGTAATCATCGGCACGGCCTTGCTCAACGTTGCGCTGCTCGCTTTGAGCGCCCCCGCAAGCGCGCAACGCGCCGCCGAGGCAAGGATTGCCGATCCCCAATTGGCGGCGAGCCTAGCGCACAAATCGTTGACTCTCTTGAATCAGGGCGAAGACAGCTACGAGCCGGAAGCCAAGGCCCGTTTCTACCGGGAGGGACTCGACTTGGCACGGCAGGCGGTGGCAGCTGATGATACCAACGCCGACGCCCACTTCGCCTTATTCGCCACCATGGGCCGCGTCATGCTGGCTGAAGGCGTCACGCCCAATCCGCTGAGTCTGCTCAAGGTCAATCGCGAACTCGACCGCGCGTTGGAGCTCAATCCGAAGCACTACGACGCCCTGGCCGCCAGGGGCGGCTTGTATCGCCAGCTGCCCATGCTGCTCGGGGGTAGCCTCGCCAAGGCCGAGCGCTACCTGCTAGAGGCGATCGCCAACGAGCCCAACGCCGTCGGCGCCCGCATCGAGCTGGCCCGCACCTATCAGGACATGGGCCAGGTCGAAAAAGCCATCACACCGCTTCAGCTCGCCGCGGCGCTGGCCGAGAAACAGGGCAAGCTGCGCCAGCTCAACGAGGCGAGGGC belongs to Deltaproteobacteria bacterium and includes:
- a CDS encoding Franean1_4349 family RiPP, with amino-acid sequence MSQRVVERLLGRLLTDREFRHVFYEDPAATCVQQSFELTPSELEALARLDEARIEAFSRGLDARIIRAAVNGMRRGDVAAMADDSSNRRPQGRALSPRGASFADERDHTGAARGARPAR
- a CDS encoding Franean1_4349 family RiPP; the encoded protein is MSQRAVEGLLGRLLTDGDFRRVFFDNPAATCLKQSLELTAGELEAITRLDERRLEGFARELDARIIRAAVGGNNLWTWPASADADPRTKRASLGGTPRLSRAGK
- a CDS encoding DUF1329 domain-containing protein, giving the protein MTAPGELGWKGPGSPYPDPYPNDPVLFSITADQAEKYAANLSAGQRALLMKHPGTYRINVYPSRRPHAAPQWVYESTFENATRATGSANGDGVAGAYGGIPFPLPQNGAQVVWNHLLRWQGPGSRRSADTFVMESNAGLYPVVELEVWHRSPYYLLPTAADGFGGDYSDILYQYVYPPDWKGTILLAKDHFSQDTGGRKAWLYEVGQRRVRQYVNYIYDSPDRQLGGVVGVDDQYMFNGPLDRFDWSLVGKQEIYIPYNCYKAESGAAPPEIFAPGHLNPAYVRWELHRTWIVEAVRRKGQAHVYGRRVFYVDEDSWNVVLADAYDGQGVLWRTNLALTVAAYDLPGVVQRLTVHHDLPSGRYVSFKPEATVFGTVKPDSFFTPEQMRAMGRR
- a CDS encoding DUF1302 domain-containing protein codes for the protein MSASFFETLKRQCARRRRCSFSGRLLLGAGAVALLGLLVLPRPGYALRFRISEDFVADLDTTVTYAAAWRLKRQHAGLLKKFNGDDGNRNFKRYDMTSNRFTMVSEADLQYGDFGTFVRAKGFYDFAYSGHNSHDSPVTNNNGPLNGGPLADNRDFTRAVKRRYGEDVELLDAYAYGLFRPAGHLLMLRAGRQVISWGESRFIPGVSSTQSPIDATQLNVPGVEIKEVLIPVAQIYGQIDLVDNLALATYYQWEWRQTRLDEAGAYFGGADYLDDGGYHYLVSAPAPATIFATIDRVQDDEPRDDGQWGIAVRYLAEALNHTEFGAYFINYHDKGPQIIGQLGGGAAVVDWTTLGLPPETAAELARADTSSYFFRFADHVQLYGLSVATNTGQTSFGGEVSYRRHLPVQLRDAGNVIGYSYHDADALQAQAGMVHRFGPSVVAESTTLTTEAGLNQLYGVGARDLLNDQFAWGYTAALNFEYFKILPGLDLNVPITFRHHVSGVSSVSGTFAEGRNSASVRMDFTYRYTLKFGIGYTEFVGGTKRNALLDRGFLSSSLKYAL
- a CDS encoding CoA-binding protein, which codes for MSSLRDRFGALFYPRGIVIPGVSAHPGKFGFAALHSLLRYGFKGELFPVNREGATILERPTYRDLAAVPPGRADLAFICTPAAANVAVLQACARIGVRAAFVVSGGYSESGAEGAAAERELVRTADALGILLAGPNGQGLISTGAGMCAQIVPPYPPPGRISAVSQSGNILSSFMNYGQLTGVGFSKGISAGNAAALGIADYIEYFGEDPDTAVALVYVEGLRNGRDFAERALAFTRRKPLVVLKGGATGQGQRAASSHTGSLASDDRVFAGVARQVGIRRAQSVEEAYEVAATFATQPLPLGKRVVVLTAAGGWGVLCADACVRAGLDLIALPDDLGAHIDRVLPARWSRNNPVDMAGGETRETIPELLDCIARHHGVDAVIYLGLGIQAAQAHALKTSSFYPGHGLDRIVEYHERQDRRYAEAAAAVSQRYNKPVLSATELVYTDRAYGNAAPLAVAASGRICYPSAHRAVTALAHLCAYAEFRRTHGGT
- a CDS encoding acetate--CoA ligase family protein, which translates into the protein MAHTLSEYESKRVLREYGVPTVREALVPAAQDALAAAAEIGFPVALKLCGGAIAHKTERNLVRLNLVDEVAVEAAAQELLGRRRPQDGEVGLLVQAMVSGRREIIVGMVRDPQFGPCVMLGLGGILAEALRDVVFRMAPLNSAEGSDMIAELKASHVLSAFRGEPPVDREALSQVLIGVGRLGLERPAVRSLDINPLIIAAGKPVAVDALIEVAES